In Bacteroidia bacterium, a genomic segment contains:
- a CDS encoding T9SS type A sorting domain-containing protein, producing MDDKINSRRLYLAALIFMLSCSELSAQWNSAIVSLEPNGALAYVRDTAGNVIPDFSYAGYMGGGVSTPNLLIEFSISPIPGDNTAHIQAAIDQAAQLPLDAQGFRGAIQLAPGRYEIHGTLNFNQSGVVLRGAGDGEDTLLNTVLVGIGNTPNQRDLLVMGGGSGTAWAGKVSGTQTDIITEKVLVGETTFKVQNITPYAIGDNIVIYHPCTQAWIDAVDGGGTATGANWTPGSQPLVFNRRITDIQDSLITVDVPIYNHLDRSLSQSYIYKYDRAGLKTQMGLENLRIDIKTAGGTDEAHAWNAVNMKQIEDAWVKNCTFLHFGLSGVITETASRITIENCQALDPVATVTGGNMYNFNVSKASSQILFSACHASNGRHHYVSNGTSWVSGCVFLRCTSEAAYASSEGHRRWSMGLLYDNHTEIAVRSTGLRLLALYNRGDYGTSHGWAAVHSVAWYCDVKVGQLVVEKPPTAQNYAIGCRGTILGTGPFSKPSGYREGSNVPGLEPESLYEAQLNARLNGLSPIIFNTGLGKKIDFPMIDIFPNPAQDVLHIEWRSANPALTNTELQLFDMNGRLLEQQVFSKKITLDISLLNKGIYLIQLKQGGSQISRRLIKD from the coding sequence ATGGATGATAAAATAAATAGTCGCCGGCTGTATCTGGCAGCATTGATTTTTATGCTGTCCTGCTCAGAACTATCCGCGCAATGGAATTCTGCCATCGTAAGTCTGGAACCCAATGGCGCACTCGCTTATGTACGCGATACCGCCGGCAATGTCATTCCCGATTTTAGTTATGCGGGTTATATGGGTGGGGGCGTTTCAACTCCAAACCTGCTTATTGAGTTCAGCATATCGCCCATTCCGGGCGACAATACGGCCCATATTCAGGCAGCCATCGATCAGGCAGCGCAACTTCCTCTTGATGCACAGGGTTTCAGGGGCGCGATTCAACTGGCACCAGGGCGGTACGAAATTCACGGAACACTCAACTTTAATCAGTCCGGGGTCGTTCTGCGCGGTGCAGGAGATGGCGAAGATACCTTGCTCAATACCGTTTTGGTGGGAATCGGCAATACGCCCAACCAGCGCGATCTTCTCGTTATGGGCGGAGGATCAGGAACCGCCTGGGCAGGAAAAGTTTCAGGAACGCAGACCGATATTATTACAGAAAAAGTCCTCGTTGGAGAAACCACTTTTAAAGTACAAAACATTACCCCCTACGCTATCGGCGACAATATCGTGATCTACCATCCCTGTACACAAGCGTGGATTGACGCTGTAGACGGCGGGGGAACGGCTACCGGTGCAAACTGGACGCCAGGCTCCCAGCCGCTGGTATTTAACCGCAGAATTACAGACATACAAGACAGTCTGATCACGGTCGATGTACCCATTTACAATCACCTCGACCGCTCGCTGTCTCAATCCTATATCTACAAATACGACAGAGCTGGTCTGAAAACACAAATGGGGCTTGAAAACTTGAGAATCGATATTAAAACGGCAGGAGGAACCGATGAGGCACATGCATGGAACGCTGTCAATATGAAGCAGATAGAAGATGCCTGGGTGAAAAATTGCACTTTCCTGCATTTTGGGTTATCGGGTGTAATCACCGAAACGGCCAGCCGCATTACTATAGAAAACTGCCAGGCACTTGACCCTGTGGCAACCGTCACCGGGGGAAATATGTACAATTTTAACGTTTCAAAAGCATCCTCTCAGATCCTGTTTTCAGCCTGCCATGCGAGCAACGGGCGACATCATTACGTTTCCAACGGAACATCATGGGTGTCCGGATGTGTATTTCTACGCTGCACATCCGAAGCGGCTTATGCTTCGAGCGAAGGACACCGGAGGTGGAGCATGGGTTTGCTTTACGACAACCATACGGAAATAGCTGTCAGAAGTACGGGGTTACGCTTGCTGGCTCTGTACAACCGGGGAGATTACGGTACCTCGCACGGATGGGCAGCGGTTCATTCGGTTGCATGGTATTGCGATGTAAAGGTGGGACAGCTAGTCGTCGAAAAACCACCTACCGCTCAAAACTATGCTATCGGCTGCCGTGGTACAATCCTTGGAACTGGCCCATTTAGCAAACCTTCCGGCTATCGCGAAGGTTCGAATGTACCTGGACTTGAGCCCGAATCACTTTACGAAGCGCAACTAAATGCCCGGCTCAACGGTTTATCCCCTATTATTTTCAATACCGGATTGGGCAAAAAAATTGATTTCCCGATGATTGACATTTTCCCCAATCCCGCCCAGGATGTGCTCCATATCGAATGGAGATCGGCAAATCCTGCTTTAACCAACACAGAATTACAGCTATTCGATATGAATGGAAGATTGTTGGAGCAGCAAGTGTTCAGCAAAAAAATAACACTGGATATCTCCCTGTTAAATAAAGGGATATACCTGATTCAGCTCAAACAGGGAGGAAGCCAGATTAGCCGACGGCTGATCAAAGACTAA